In Rutidosis leptorrhynchoides isolate AG116_Rl617_1_P2 chromosome 2, CSIRO_AGI_Rlap_v1, whole genome shotgun sequence, one genomic interval encodes:
- the LOC139890616 gene encoding uncharacterized protein isoform X1: protein MAIARTFPTGFGFWQTCIVPTDLLVTETTKLAGAAIKLYIIMLFYLPLLIYANIFKKNPIFGVKFETLPYGLLHTGGPTKHFENKKKDWNEATKVLKLVCAEISNLKFDSGTHHPYFTRPLLEAASENVYKVVDEILYTSPEAIQYR, encoded by the exons ATGGCTATAGCTAGAACCTTTCCGACTGGGTTTGGCTTTTGGCAAACATGCATCGTTCCAA CTGATTTGCTCGTGACGGAGACTACAAAATTGGCGGGTGCTGcaataaaactatatattataaTGTTGTTTTACCTTCCACTATTGATATATGCGAATATCTTTAAAAAGAACCCTATTTTTGGTGTCAAGTTTGAAACCCTCCCATATGGGCTGTTGCATACAG GTGGACCTACCAAGCATTTTGAAAACAAAAAGAAAGATTGGAATGAAGCAACAAAGGTTCTAAAATTGGTATGTGCAGAAATAAGCAATTTGAAGTTCGACTCTGGTACTCATCACCCCTATTTTACCCGACCACTTCTTGAGGCTGCATCTGAAAATGTTTATAAAGTAGTTGATGAGATTTTATATACATCACCTGAAGCAATTCAGTACAGATAA
- the LOC139890616 gene encoding uncharacterized protein isoform X3 has product MAIARTFPTGFGFWQTCIVPTDLLVTETTKLAGAAIKLYIIMLFYLPLLIYANIFKKNPIFGVKFETLPYGLLHTVPVWLLFILVLITLLMLIAFLLIAVIYYVIMEGHKHTRWTYQAF; this is encoded by the exons ATGGCTATAGCTAGAACCTTTCCGACTGGGTTTGGCTTTTGGCAAACATGCATCGTTCCAA CTGATTTGCTCGTGACGGAGACTACAAAATTGGCGGGTGCTGcaataaaactatatattataaTGTTGTTTTACCTTCCACTATTGATATATGCGAATATCTTTAAAAAGAACCCTATTTTTGGTGTCAAGTTTGAAACCCTCCCATATGGGCTGTTGCATACAG TTCCAGTGTGGCTTCTATTCATCTTGGTATTGATAACCCTCCTCATGTTGATTGCTTTTTTATTGATCGCGGTGATTTATTATGTAATTATGGAAGGGCATAAACATACTAG GTGGACCTACCAAGCATTTTGA
- the LOC139890616 gene encoding uncharacterized protein isoform X2 — protein sequence MAIARTFPTGFGFWQTCIVPTDLLVTETTKLAGAAIKLYIIMLFYLPLLIYANIFKKNPIFGVKFETLPYGLLHTVPVWLLFILVLITLLMLIAFLLIAVIYYVIMEGHKHTRFRATEAIVGSKYFIEIVITRFKNESGSQFIPNF from the exons ATGGCTATAGCTAGAACCTTTCCGACTGGGTTTGGCTTTTGGCAAACATGCATCGTTCCAA CTGATTTGCTCGTGACGGAGACTACAAAATTGGCGGGTGCTGcaataaaactatatattataaTGTTGTTTTACCTTCCACTATTGATATATGCGAATATCTTTAAAAAGAACCCTATTTTTGGTGTCAAGTTTGAAACCCTCCCATATGGGCTGTTGCATACAG TTCCAGTGTGGCTTCTATTCATCTTGGTATTGATAACCCTCCTCATGTTGATTGCTTTTTTATTGATCGCGGTGATTTATTATGTAATTATGGAAGGGCATAAACATACTAG atttcgtgcaaccgaggcaatcgtagggtcgaaatactttatagagatagtgattacacgattcaagaacgaatccggcagtcaattcatacccaaTTTCTAA